One window from the genome of Paenibacillus azoreducens encodes:
- a CDS encoding ABC transporter substrate-binding protein, which produces MKARKMLIFLVLLIASVSVMAGCGSDKKEGTENAALKTIRILYPGEETDRMSEFLKNEFAEKMAADLGLKVEVVFVPWAQYWEQKDIMLAANEPIDLYWDGLPDLSTIVNKKQAMALDDLIEKYGQDMLKVLPKEQLQGATIDGKVYGIPSAYAPSSAMYQLVAVRQDILEAVGMTDIKTADDLKEFATKAKAKFPEMKGPADIIFKPLTRYFGDEQYNWIASEDLVVFGEDSKKAYSYYESEAFQKVAKFNREMYKAGLYTEDLTIKYNERDSRMQTGLYLWVEGSVGKEMEIINALKANAPNAKVKTYLLAEDKPRYITATGGEVLGIPVNAPNPEGAMKFINWIYKSKENYLFALYGVEGKDYEIVDGRIKKLTSNEFFYEWMFRNQNYQMFGPDVSQESIDKYKSWDDKAIRSASLGFRFNNEKVKSIETALKEVTGKDLAAIRSGFVDFETGYPKAIEKLKKAGIDEYVAEVQRQLDEFLAGKK; this is translated from the coding sequence ATGAAAGCAAGGAAAATGCTTATCTTTTTGGTTTTATTGATTGCGTCCGTTTCGGTGATGGCAGGTTGCGGCAGCGACAAAAAGGAAGGAACAGAGAATGCCGCACTCAAAACCATCCGGATTTTGTACCCTGGTGAGGAAACGGATCGGATGAGCGAATTTCTAAAAAATGAATTTGCGGAAAAAATGGCTGCCGATCTTGGTTTGAAGGTAGAGGTTGTGTTTGTGCCGTGGGCCCAATATTGGGAGCAAAAAGATATTATGCTGGCCGCCAATGAACCGATCGATCTGTATTGGGATGGTCTCCCGGATCTTTCTACGATCGTGAACAAGAAGCAAGCGATGGCATTGGATGATTTAATCGAGAAATATGGTCAGGATATGTTAAAAGTGTTGCCGAAGGAACAGCTTCAAGGCGCAACGATTGACGGCAAGGTTTATGGCATTCCATCGGCGTACGCACCTTCCTCCGCCATGTATCAGCTGGTCGCCGTTCGTCAGGATATCCTCGAAGCCGTAGGGATGACCGACATCAAAACCGCCGATGATCTGAAAGAATTTGCAACCAAGGCGAAAGCCAAGTTCCCTGAAATGAAAGGGCCAGCCGACATTATTTTTAAACCGTTAACAAGGTATTTTGGCGATGAACAATATAACTGGATCGCCTCCGAGGATTTGGTCGTATTCGGGGAAGACAGCAAAAAAGCATATAGTTATTATGAATCAGAGGCTTTCCAGAAAGTAGCGAAGTTTAACCGTGAAATGTATAAAGCCGGATTATACACGGAGGATCTGACCATTAAATACAATGAAAGAGACTCCCGCATGCAGACAGGTTTGTATTTATGGGTTGAAGGATCCGTGGGCAAGGAAATGGAAATCATTAATGCACTCAAAGCCAATGCACCGAACGCCAAAGTTAAAACGTACCTGTTAGCGGAGGATAAACCGCGTTATATTACGGCCACGGGCGGAGAGGTTCTGGGCATACCCGTAAACGCTCCAAATCCTGAAGGTGCGATGAAGTTTATAAACTGGATTTATAAGTCCAAGGAAAATTATTTGTTTGCTCTCTATGGCGTCGAAGGCAAGGACTACGAAATTGTGGATGGAAGAATCAAAAAACTGACCTCTAACGAATTTTTCTATGAATGGATGTTTAGAAACCAAAATTACCAAATGTTCGGGCCGGATGTGTCGCAAGAGTCCATCGATAAGTATAAGAGCTGGGATGACAAAGCTATACGATCCGCTTCACTCGGCTTCCGATTTAATAACGAGAAAGTCAAATCGATCGAAACGGCTCTGAAAGAAGTTACGGGCAAAGACTTGGCCGCTATACGTTCCGGTTTTGTGGACTTTGAAACAGGGTATCCCAAGGCCATTGAGAAGCTGAAGAAAGCAGGCATTGATGAATATGTAGCCGAGGTGCAGCGTCAGTTGGACGAGTTTTTGGCTGGTAAAAAATAA
- a CDS encoding sugar phosphate nucleotidyltransferase: protein MRIVLLCGGSGKRLWPLSNEVRSKVFLKLLKSEAGVRESMIERICRQLDEAGLLQSTCIVTHHSQVEITRNYVGEHIPILAEPYKRGTFTAVAYAVSYLHEKLQADPNETVCILPVDTFADTAFFRLLLRFPDVLLHSKADLALLGTKPTHPSDQFGYIVPILPKENDEYFFIRQFIEKPNEQTASRLIGHHAMWNCGIFAFPLKFMLAYLKDKGHPTQVEHWLANYEHLANTSFDREVVEHTLPAVVMRYDGYWNDLGSWMALSGHFENKVIGSGRISDDSSNTHLINELPYPIEIIGVSDLIVAASSDGILIANKDKANQIKERLEHVPQIPMYEEKRWGSYRVLNYWKDETGMEVMIKRVKLTQGKYTSYHRHLKRQEIVTIVTGSAEILMEGRLYKLQAGDVLQITAGFKHGIKAITDLELMEVVLGKDLAQGDVHRVAMEW, encoded by the coding sequence TTGCGCATTGTACTATTGTGCGGGGGATCCGGAAAAAGGCTGTGGCCTTTATCCAACGAGGTTCGCTCCAAGGTGTTTCTTAAGCTTTTGAAATCCGAAGCAGGGGTCAGAGAATCGATGATCGAACGGATATGCCGACAATTGGATGAGGCGGGGTTGCTTCAATCCACATGTATCGTCACCCATCACAGTCAAGTGGAAATTACGCGCAACTATGTTGGCGAGCATATCCCGATCCTGGCCGAACCCTATAAAAGAGGAACCTTCACAGCTGTCGCCTATGCCGTAAGTTATCTTCATGAGAAACTGCAAGCAGATCCAAATGAAACGGTTTGTATTCTTCCGGTAGACACTTTCGCAGATACCGCGTTTTTCCGGCTGCTCCTTCGCTTTCCCGATGTTCTTTTGCATTCTAAAGCAGATCTTGCTCTCCTCGGAACAAAACCTACCCATCCTTCCGATCAGTTCGGCTATATCGTTCCAATTCTGCCCAAGGAGAATGACGAATATTTTTTCATCCGCCAATTCATAGAAAAGCCTAACGAACAAACGGCCTCTCGCTTAATCGGGCATCACGCGATGTGGAACTGCGGCATATTTGCATTCCCCTTGAAGTTCATGCTGGCGTATTTGAAGGACAAGGGGCATCCGACCCAAGTTGAGCATTGGCTGGCTAATTACGAACATCTTGCCAATACCAGTTTCGACCGGGAAGTCGTGGAACACACACTGCCTGCTGTTGTCATGAGATATGACGGCTATTGGAATGATTTGGGGAGTTGGATGGCGCTCAGCGGTCATTTCGAGAACAAAGTGATTGGATCGGGGCGAATTTCGGATGACTCCTCGAATACCCATCTCATTAACGAACTTCCCTATCCTATTGAAATTATCGGCGTCTCTGATCTCATCGTTGCGGCAAGTTCTGATGGCATCCTGATCGCTAACAAGGATAAAGCCAATCAAATCAAGGAAAGGCTCGAACATGTACCGCAGATTCCAATGTATGAAGAGAAAAGATGGGGATCCTATCGGGTCTTGAATTATTGGAAAGATGAAACGGGAATGGAAGTCATGATCAAGAGGGTTAAACTCACCCAAGGAAAATATACGAGCTATCACCGGCATCTGAAGCGGCAGGAAATCGTGACGATTGTAACGGGCAGCGCGGAGATCCTAATGGAAGGTAGGCTATATAAACTGCAGGCGGGCGATGTTTTACAAATCACAGCTGGATTCAAGCATGGAATAAAAGCAATTACTGATCTTGAACTGATGGAAGTCGTGTTGGGGAAGGATCTGGCTCAAGGGGATGTTCATCGTGTTGCGATGGAGTGGTAG
- a CDS encoding glycosyltransferase, which translates to MKPYHVYWKGPVHKASGLGRASRAYAQALKRQGVAVSIGASNHRKNGVQGKKVLIYHHIPSSIQWQKERSVYDFIILNTVWETSRIPKGWLPHMNKFDAVCVPSRQNKGTLRNSGVKVPIFVVPHGVNTKEFHPNNKKMSVPGAAGRFTFVSVFGFQHRKNPEGLLRAYWEEFSSKDNVMLVIKTNGYAAHENEKWIQQKILQYKKRLGIQKDTAPVVIIGRRLSENQLKGLYTLGNVFVLPTRGEGVGLPFLEALASGVPVITTSWGGQMDFLTHSNSFLIPYQLRSPSSSMNRAISKKFSNLFVQKGQLWAEPDLGSLKKTMRKAYQNPGLCKQKGRQGRKDMFHLSWDRAGAFMKHAIEEVIRSKK; encoded by the coding sequence ATGAAGCCCTATCATGTCTACTGGAAGGGACCCGTACACAAAGCAAGCGGGCTTGGCCGTGCCAGCAGAGCGTATGCGCAAGCACTAAAGCGGCAGGGAGTGGCCGTTAGCATCGGAGCGTCAAACCACCGCAAAAACGGCGTCCAAGGCAAAAAGGTGCTGATTTATCACCATATTCCCAGCAGCATTCAATGGCAAAAAGAGCGCAGCGTATATGATTTCATTATTTTGAACACCGTTTGGGAAACAAGCAGGATCCCCAAGGGCTGGCTTCCCCATATGAACAAATTTGACGCGGTTTGCGTCCCCTCCCGGCAGAATAAAGGAACGCTAAGGAACAGCGGCGTGAAAGTCCCGATTTTTGTCGTTCCCCATGGCGTAAACACCAAGGAGTTTCATCCGAACAATAAGAAGATGTCTGTGCCGGGTGCGGCAGGCAGGTTTACATTCGTGTCCGTATTTGGCTTCCAGCATCGCAAAAATCCGGAGGGCCTCTTAAGGGCATATTGGGAAGAGTTTTCCTCTAAAGATAACGTCATGCTTGTGATCAAAACGAACGGATATGCGGCACATGAGAACGAAAAATGGATTCAGCAAAAAATACTGCAATACAAAAAAAGATTGGGCATTCAAAAGGATACAGCCCCCGTTGTCATTATCGGCCGCCGGCTCAGTGAAAACCAGCTTAAGGGTTTGTATACGCTTGGCAATGTTTTCGTCCTCCCCACTCGTGGCGAGGGGGTTGGGCTGCCTTTTCTGGAAGCGCTGGCGAGCGGCGTACCGGTCATCACCACAAGTTGGGGCGGGCAAATGGATTTTCTTACGCACAGCAACTCATTCCTCATTCCGTATCAGCTAAGGAGCCCGTCAAGCAGCATGAACAGAGCCATTTCGAAAAAATTCAGCAACCTGTTTGTGCAAAAGGGACAACTATGGGCGGAACCGGATCTGGGCAGCTTGAAAAAAACAATGAGGAAAGCGTACCAGAATCCCGGGCTTTGCAAACAAAAAGGACGCCAAGGCAGAAAGGATATGTTTCATTTATCCTGGGATCGGGCCGGGGCATTCATGAAACATGCGATTGAAGAAGTCATTCGATCCAAGAAATGA
- a CDS encoding DUF6492 family protein: MTTPIDVLIPAIEKDLATLPHVIDSVRKYVKHPIREIMIVAPRKQRILDLCAKKGCRFVHEDTVLPITKKNIHYQSKRWDRSGWLYQQLLKLGGDKVCSSKHYLVIDADTVLIRPHVFKVGNKTVFYCRNWSQDEYFKTYKKLMGKSRSSRSSFVTHYMLFNKSKVKQLKQAIESKHHSSWYSAIMKSMNKSKQFAFSEFETYGNFLYSSEPEKMILKPANNKSLHSSFSQISPSKMSSLTKSYRSISFHQRKEYVKSSKKGAK, encoded by the coding sequence ATGACAACCCCAATTGATGTGTTAATCCCAGCGATTGAGAAAGATCTGGCTACACTCCCCCATGTTATTGATTCAGTAAGAAAATATGTGAAGCATCCTATCCGCGAAATCATGATTGTAGCTCCCCGGAAGCAAAGAATTCTTGATCTTTGTGCGAAGAAGGGGTGTAGATTCGTTCATGAAGATACAGTTCTGCCCATAACGAAAAAGAACATCCATTATCAATCCAAAAGGTGGGATCGGTCCGGATGGCTTTATCAGCAGCTGCTTAAGCTGGGCGGTGATAAGGTGTGCTCATCCAAGCACTATTTGGTCATCGATGCCGATACCGTGCTTATTCGCCCGCATGTCTTCAAGGTGGGCAACAAAACGGTGTTTTACTGCAGAAACTGGAGCCAGGACGAATACTTCAAGACGTATAAAAAATTGATGGGAAAAAGCCGCTCCTCCCGGTCCTCCTTCGTGACCCATTACATGCTGTTCAATAAATCAAAAGTAAAGCAGCTAAAACAAGCGATTGAATCTAAACATCACAGCAGCTGGTACTCGGCGATTATGAAAAGCATGAATAAATCCAAACAATTCGCTTTTTCGGAATTTGAAACGTATGGGAACTTCCTATACTCGTCTGAGCCTGAAAAGATGATCTTAAAGCCTGCAAACAATAAAAGCTTGCATTCGAGTTTTTCGCAAATATCCCCTTCCAAGATGTCTTCCCTGACCAAGTCATATCGCTCCATTTCTTTTCACCAACGCAAAGAATATGTTAAATCTTCGAAGAAGGGAGCCAAATGA
- a CDS encoding polyprenyl synthetase family protein, whose product MNAHYIYHAEPETSYRLAEEKAAQYFSTLDAQVKNQSFLPILTHDIQLWKRSHITQPSLLSLFSKKKKRPDSRDYGRYIQWLNYTGKLEDYLDRSVSYIYMRDLGKALDSLETKTRIQRIVADVKRYVLQLTTGDGDKPPAMVDLAELYRWSQKLGIEASTIWLIDKLKGVAAHIPEGMNAEHAQRKLIKIVIGVMMHVYEELDVDVSHAVRAQKLSEAIRLGYSYGLTYPFIDDLLDSYVLTPQEKEQYSHMIRSALLTGIVPEIGLWTGSNHELIQYIHAELKEAFETIANIQNEESKQIFFEQSYVFFQAQEQDRAKNLAYPSYTNEDLYIPVILKSSSSRQIIRSVIAASVDDGFDHRTFCYGIYNQLADDFADMFDDMDNGAVTPYTYYLKYRHQRPDLINPFELYWAVIHHLIHGVHHSDSSTREVILDRAINGLKRCKERLGTEKYNEIMDIFASGIPALNKLVQQMVQKADDVDFLDKLLRDQLVTALRHDQKEKDEFLDTVHKARDQINSVLKIAKEDDISPMKEPLIDAANYCLEGDGKRLRPILSWAIAVNAYGLNASEIIPLLRSIEYMHTASLIFDDLPSQDNASIRRGRPTLHQVHNIATAELTGLFLIQKAIKEQSSLKSFDPKAVLDLMQYSAHKTEEMCMGQAMDLDSKGKALNLDQLNMICFYKTGIAFEASLVMPAILAQISGEEIETLKKYAYHAGIAFQIKDDLLDLEGDTHVLGKPVGQDAHNNNSNFVSILGREGARKEMWEHYCLAMEALKGMPRNIAFLRHLLNYFVNRDR is encoded by the coding sequence ATGAATGCACATTATATATATCATGCCGAACCCGAAACCAGTTATCGTCTAGCGGAGGAGAAGGCAGCTCAATATTTTTCGACTCTTGATGCTCAGGTTAAGAATCAATCTTTCCTGCCCATCTTGACCCATGACATTCAGCTCTGGAAAAGAAGTCATATTACTCAGCCATCGCTGTTATCCCTGTTTTCCAAAAAAAAGAAACGGCCTGATTCGCGAGATTATGGGCGATACATTCAATGGCTGAATTACACAGGCAAACTGGAAGATTATCTCGATCGAAGCGTCTCATACATTTACATGAGAGATCTAGGTAAAGCTTTGGATTCGCTTGAGACGAAGACCCGTATACAAAGAATTGTTGCCGATGTAAAAAGGTACGTTCTTCAATTGACTACCGGAGACGGCGATAAACCTCCAGCGATGGTGGACTTGGCTGAGCTGTATCGCTGGTCGCAGAAACTGGGCATTGAAGCATCTACGATCTGGCTTATCGACAAACTCAAGGGAGTGGCCGCCCATATTCCAGAGGGGATGAACGCCGAACATGCGCAGCGAAAGCTGATCAAGATCGTCATCGGCGTCATGATGCATGTATACGAAGAATTGGATGTAGATGTATCCCATGCTGTAAGGGCACAGAAACTCAGTGAAGCGATCCGGCTTGGCTACTCCTATGGCCTAACTTATCCCTTCATCGACGATCTGTTGGATTCCTATGTATTAACTCCGCAAGAGAAAGAGCAGTATTCGCACATGATCCGCAGCGCGCTGCTTACAGGGATTGTTCCGGAGATCGGATTATGGACGGGAAGCAATCATGAGCTCATTCAATATATCCATGCAGAGCTTAAAGAGGCATTTGAAACGATCGCGAATATTCAAAATGAAGAGTCCAAGCAGATCTTCTTCGAGCAATCCTATGTCTTTTTTCAAGCTCAAGAACAGGATCGTGCAAAAAACCTTGCTTACCCAAGCTACACCAATGAAGATCTCTATATTCCGGTGATCCTGAAGTCTTCTTCATCACGGCAAATTATTCGATCCGTCATTGCTGCTTCGGTGGATGATGGCTTCGATCATCGTACTTTCTGCTATGGCATTTACAATCAATTGGCGGATGATTTTGCCGATATGTTTGACGATATGGACAACGGTGCGGTCACTCCGTACACCTATTATTTAAAATACCGCCACCAGCGTCCTGATCTCATCAATCCATTTGAATTATACTGGGCGGTTATTCATCACCTGATTCATGGCGTGCATCATTCCGATTCCAGCACAAGAGAGGTTATTCTGGATCGTGCCATTAATGGCCTGAAGCGCTGCAAGGAGCGCTTAGGAACGGAGAAATACAACGAGATCATGGATATCTTTGCTTCCGGAATTCCTGCATTGAACAAGCTCGTTCAGCAAATGGTGCAGAAAGCGGATGATGTGGACTTCCTTGATAAGCTGCTCCGGGACCAGCTTGTTACAGCCCTTCGTCATGATCAGAAGGAGAAGGATGAATTCCTGGACACCGTTCATAAAGCCCGCGATCAGATCAACAGCGTCTTAAAGATAGCAAAGGAAGACGATATCTCTCCGATGAAAGAGCCGCTTATTGATGCGGCAAATTACTGCCTGGAGGGTGACGGCAAACGGCTGCGTCCGATTCTGTCTTGGGCTATAGCCGTGAACGCATACGGTCTGAATGCGTCCGAGATTATACCTCTTCTGCGATCTATTGAGTATATGCATACGGCTTCTTTAATCTTTGATGATCTGCCTTCACAGGATAATGCCTCTATCCGGCGCGGCCGTCCAACTTTGCATCAGGTGCATAATATTGCGACAGCCGAATTGACAGGACTATTCCTCATTCAAAAGGCGATTAAAGAGCAGTCGTCGCTTAAGTCTTTTGATCCGAAGGCTGTACTTGACCTGATGCAATATTCCGCGCATAAGACGGAGGAGATGTGCATGGGGCAAGCGATGGACCTTGATTCCAAGGGGAAGGCGCTGAATCTCGACCAACTGAACATGATTTGCTTTTATAAGACGGGAATCGCCTTTGAAGCCTCTCTTGTCATGCCGGCTATTCTCGCTCAGATCTCTGGGGAAGAGATCGAAACGCTAAAGAAATATGCCTATCATGCCGGGATTGCCTTTCAGATTAAAGATGACTTGCTAGATCTGGAGGGGGATACGCATGTACTTGGAAAGCCTGTTGGTCAGGATGCTCATAACAACAATTCGAACTTTGTATCCATCCTTGGCCGGGAGGGCGCCAGAAAAGAGATGTGGGAGCACTACTGTCTGGCGATGGAAGCATTGAAGGGCATGCCGCGCAATATTGCGTTCCTCCGTCACCTGCTGAATTACTTCGTCAATCGCGATCGCTGA
- the spoVB gene encoding stage V sporulation protein B — protein MNKQSFMRGTFILTVSSFFTKGLGFVNGILLARFLGAEGVGLLMIAHPLLPLFITLTELGLPVAISKLVSEAEARGDQARVKRILAVSLSVTGTLSIVLTSAALFGSKWIASLVLADQRAFYAMVAITPIIPIVAVSAVLKGYFRGRQNMNPLAISDIVENLAQIIVIIGVVNILLPYGIAYAAAGAMAASVIGEGFGLLYLFSMFKWSNRGRAKANPQLAEGVSTKKDHTLRDLLRIGLPMTGSGLIHSVYRAFLPLLITKSLVLYGIGVEMATKEFGLLAGYAIPLLFLPSFFTQSLSTALIPAISEASVDNNSQLMHKHMDMALRIALLAGLPCTVILYLWAEPLTGIIYHAPEAGALLKIVAPLFFFFYFEAPLQAILLGLGKASTVMWNHIMTNIFEVSMIFVLGSNFGTKGVALGFGLGMVLATLLNFFSVASTIGIYFDFRIFFKVGAGVVVMTFCGLGAHSFFTRMHVGQAIELLGSLLISLLAYAATLQLTRALHGGPKTPTMTPVS, from the coding sequence ATGAATAAACAAAGTTTTATGCGCGGGACGTTCATTTTGACCGTGTCGTCGTTTTTTACCAAAGGGCTCGGGTTTGTGAACGGAATATTGCTGGCACGTTTTTTGGGAGCTGAAGGGGTAGGTCTCTTGATGATTGCTCATCCGCTGCTTCCGTTGTTTATTACGCTGACGGAGCTGGGGCTGCCAGTTGCGATCTCGAAGCTGGTCTCAGAGGCCGAGGCAAGGGGCGATCAAGCCAGGGTCAAGCGGATTCTTGCCGTATCTTTAAGCGTGACGGGGACACTCAGTATTGTATTGACCTCGGCAGCTCTTTTTGGCTCCAAATGGATCGCTTCGCTTGTATTAGCCGATCAGCGGGCGTTTTATGCGATGGTTGCCATAACGCCGATCATTCCGATTGTTGCGGTGTCAGCTGTGCTCAAGGGATACTTCCGCGGCAGGCAGAACATGAATCCGCTCGCGATCTCTGACATTGTTGAGAATCTGGCGCAGATCATCGTCATTATCGGCGTGGTTAACATTTTGCTGCCTTACGGCATCGCTTACGCCGCTGCGGGGGCAATGGCCGCTTCCGTGATCGGGGAAGGATTTGGTTTACTCTATTTGTTCTCCATGTTCAAATGGTCCAATCGGGGAAGAGCCAAGGCAAACCCGCAACTTGCGGAAGGAGTTTCAACTAAAAAGGATCACACGCTTAGAGACCTGCTGCGCATCGGCTTGCCGATGACAGGCAGCGGTTTAATCCATTCCGTATACCGTGCGTTTCTGCCGCTGCTCATAACGAAAAGCCTGGTGCTGTACGGCATCGGCGTTGAGATGGCAACCAAAGAGTTTGGTCTGCTCGCCGGGTACGCGATTCCGCTGTTGTTTCTTCCGAGCTTTTTTACGCAGTCGCTGTCGACAGCGTTAATTCCGGCGATCAGCGAAGCGAGCGTGGACAATAACAGCCAGCTCATGCACAAGCATATGGATATGGCGCTGCGGATTGCGCTGCTTGCCGGTCTGCCCTGCACCGTCATCTTGTATTTATGGGCCGAACCGCTGACGGGTATTATTTATCACGCGCCGGAAGCGGGAGCGCTGCTCAAAATCGTGGCCCCGCTGTTCTTTTTCTTTTATTTTGAAGCGCCGCTGCAAGCCATTTTGCTTGGTTTGGGCAAAGCTTCAACAGTGATGTGGAACCATATCATGACGAATATTTTTGAAGTGAGCATGATTTTTGTGCTTGGTTCCAACTTCGGGACCAAAGGAGTTGCGCTTGGATTCGGGCTTGGCATGGTGCTTGCGACATTGCTTAATTTTTTCTCCGTGGCCAGCACGATCGGCATTTATTTCGACTTCCGCATATTTTTTAAGGTGGGGGCAGGGGTCGTGGTCATGACATTTTGCGGTCTGGGAGCTCATAGCTTTTTTACGCGGATGCATGTGGGGCAGGCGATTGAACTGCTTGGGTCTCTGCTTATTTCGCTGCTCGCCTATGCCGCAACTTTGCAGCTAACCCGCGCTTTGCACGGCGGTCCCAAGACGCCGACGATGACGCCGGTTTCTTGA